The following proteins are co-located in the Vigna angularis cultivar LongXiaoDou No.4 chromosome 2, ASM1680809v1, whole genome shotgun sequence genome:
- the LOC108329752 gene encoding guanylyl cyclase 1 isoform X1 → MWPIYLLFNKILKTGDERELIRGDHLNAIDPYLFQQPSSNIDSHPSSLLCSHLPDVPHVNQIYTWDCGLACVLMVLRTIGVNNYDIQALAELCCTNSIWTVDLAYLLQRFSVTFSYFTVTFGANPNYCVESFYKEELPNDLVRVDLLFQKAMEAGIDIQCRSISAEEISILVLSGKYIAIALVDHNKLRFCFSPVWQEGVPVPAVANNPGYTGHYVLICGYDARADMFEIRDPASSKKHKTISSKSLEEARKAFGTDEDLLLICLEKNNNRHQPSLQLSIDVNSDS, encoded by the exons ATGTGGCCCATATATTTGCTATTCAACAAGATTCTCAAGACTGGAGATGAGAGAGAACTAATAAGAGGAGATCATTTGAATGCGATAGATCCATACCTCTTTCAGCAGCCATCAAGTAACATAGATTCTCATCCTTCCTCCTTGCTCTGTTCTCACTTGCCTGAT GTACCGCATGTAAACCAAATATATACATGGGATTGTGGCCTTGCTTGTGTCTTGATGGTTTTGAGAACTATTGGTGTCAACAACTACGATATTCAAGCATTGGCTGAACTATGCTGCACAAATAG CATTTGGACTGTTGATTTGGCATATTTATTACAGAGATTTTCTGTCACTTTTTCCTACTTCACGGTGACCTTTGGTGCAAACCCAAACTATTGTGTTGAATCATTTTACAAG GAGGAGCTGCCTAATGATCTAGTGAGAGTGGATTTACTATTTCAAAAAGCAATGGAAGCTGGGATTGATATACAG TGCAGGTCAATTAGTGCAGAAGAGATTTCCATTCTCGTATTGTCTGGGAAATATATTGCTATTGCATTAGTTGACCACAACAAATTGAg GTTCTGTTTCAGTCCTGTTTGGCAAGAAGGTGTTCCTGTGCCTGCTGTCGCCAACAACCCTGGCTATACAG GTCATTATGTGTTGATATGTGGCTATGATGCTAGAGCGGATATGTTTGAGATTAGAGATCCTGCCAGCTCTAA GAAACACAAGACGATTTCTTCAAAGTCTTTAGAAGAAGCTCGCAAAGCCTTTGGCACTGATGAGGATCTTCTTTTG ATATGTTTGGAGAAGAACAATAACCGTCATCAACCTTCTCTTCAACTGTCCATTGATGTCAATAgtgattcttga
- the LOC108329752 gene encoding guanylyl cyclase 1 isoform X2, translated as MWPIYLLFNKILKTGDERELIRGDHLNAIDPYLFQQPSSNIDSHPSSLLCSHLPDVPHVNQIYTWDCGLACVLMVLRTIGVNNYDIQALAELCCTNSIWTVDLAYLLQRFSVTFSYFTVTFGANPNYCVESFYKEELPNDLVRVDLLFQKAMEAGIDIQCRSISAEEISILVLSGKYIAIALVDHNKLSPVWQEGVPVPAVANNPGYTGHYVLICGYDARADMFEIRDPASSKKHKTISSKSLEEARKAFGTDEDLLLICLEKNNNRHQPSLQLSIDVNSDS; from the exons ATGTGGCCCATATATTTGCTATTCAACAAGATTCTCAAGACTGGAGATGAGAGAGAACTAATAAGAGGAGATCATTTGAATGCGATAGATCCATACCTCTTTCAGCAGCCATCAAGTAACATAGATTCTCATCCTTCCTCCTTGCTCTGTTCTCACTTGCCTGAT GTACCGCATGTAAACCAAATATATACATGGGATTGTGGCCTTGCTTGTGTCTTGATGGTTTTGAGAACTATTGGTGTCAACAACTACGATATTCAAGCATTGGCTGAACTATGCTGCACAAATAG CATTTGGACTGTTGATTTGGCATATTTATTACAGAGATTTTCTGTCACTTTTTCCTACTTCACGGTGACCTTTGGTGCAAACCCAAACTATTGTGTTGAATCATTTTACAAG GAGGAGCTGCCTAATGATCTAGTGAGAGTGGATTTACTATTTCAAAAAGCAATGGAAGCTGGGATTGATATACAG TGCAGGTCAATTAGTGCAGAAGAGATTTCCATTCTCGTATTGTCTGGGAAATATATTGCTATTGCATTAGTTGACCACAACAAATTGAg TCCTGTTTGGCAAGAAGGTGTTCCTGTGCCTGCTGTCGCCAACAACCCTGGCTATACAG GTCATTATGTGTTGATATGTGGCTATGATGCTAGAGCGGATATGTTTGAGATTAGAGATCCTGCCAGCTCTAA GAAACACAAGACGATTTCTTCAAAGTCTTTAGAAGAAGCTCGCAAAGCCTTTGGCACTGATGAGGATCTTCTTTTG ATATGTTTGGAGAAGAACAATAACCGTCATCAACCTTCTCTTCAACTGTCCATTGATGTCAATAgtgattcttga